In the genome of Mytilus edulis chromosome 3, xbMytEdul2.2, whole genome shotgun sequence, one region contains:
- the LOC139515660 gene encoding uncharacterized protein isoform X2, whose amino-acid sequence MTTEDLLVPGVVIKERWKVTKKIGGGGFGEIYEGTDLITKESVALKLESSQQAKQVLKMEVAVLKKLQGRDHVCRFIGCGRNDKYNYVVMTLQGKNLAELRRSQSRGCFSLSTTLRLGAQMLKAIESIHEVGFLHRDVKPSNFAMGRLQKDCKKVFMLDFGLARQYTTATGEVRPPRTAAGFRGTVRYASVNAHKNKEMGRHDDLWSLFYMLVEFLSGQLPWRKIKDKEQVGIMKDKYDHSSLLKNMPNEFATFLEHICKLEYFDKPDYQMLHTLLDQCIKRKGIKESDAYDWEKIYSDGSVATTITTSPPIGIKQTHGQGLQPGGPHTPGHGATEAMDENLSQDEVEDKKMKDYIIDSKNIDNKLREEHGIMENQEPRGVLEIQEKHQVEELVKEETVENIAKPETNIDILAERLNKIMKTEVKVEEQKQDVEITQDNREIVPKITPAKKVMIMPEKDVDFDDNDRHRDETVGKRRDSGIDHISKAGITFAVMETEDKTHDGVLDENATRAAPLTVASQWQSAFGSSSDSSNDESEGDNNAKAKKLSKHRMNTLGDEEEWRPDNALRNSLVLQDDNDFLKGSLNFLDDELNESDSQSKRKDSHMKTSSSLGHIGDRHLLKSSPGKGALKDKNTLMSLLKQGGRSSPLAFKEGLLPSLGQFKVGPYGKPPTPQSKRDSSPAKKGTKREENSGVKMKRSESEGNKLDKIDNIMKGLLEESDKFSIVKFDNDKPDIAQTDIDTVDPKPEIKPSQQVTAPPRHKSAIDQPDQITSNPYGTNLDFNSIGKHSEPSTKPKISVDKTINPVKLDITDTLKPVKTSDNDSGIHITDKTSDSILRCLDDNVPTDKVGHVTDVSYQSPLSNLLSNPGPQLHIPTSLEIINSLPSSPKRRQLPVIQQDNESRKITVSKNTESLEKAVSKNSELLNKVNSKKSGSVENLVNKTDESLEKVMKKNTELSEKLVHKKVELPTKVVKPVIPKKPAIEIKLNLDEFKSSNQTINIMEMDDHLDLDDFESAKHLFDSGAKIDLDNLDSDRQSSHSSHHDDKAINKDKKETKPVISSLKSESQRGKVRKHNKLHFGVKDGKLVRNTMSPILEDPSKLVKEQLRISSSKTSNKKDSKESESKEKLKSDSLNERLSRADKPADQKRSNSVKVKRSSSASRLDRTTKDLEDVKDKLSSLSPNPPDADRLPKPPPGHAPKNAAVLASSTESL is encoded by the exons ATGACCACTGAAGATCTACTTGTTCCAGGTGTGGTCATCAAAGAAAGATGGAAAGTG acCAAAAAGATTGGTGGTGGTGGGTTTGGAGAGATCTACGAAGGAACTGATCTGATTACTAAAGAGTCGGTGGCCCTTAAACTGGAATCTTCTCAACAGGCAAAACAAGTCCTTAAAATGGAAGTTGCTGTATTAAAAAAGCTTCAGG GACGAGATCATGTTTGTCGGTTTATTGGCTGTGGTAGAAATGACAAATACAACTATGTAGTTATGACATTACAAGGAAAGAACTTAGCAGAGCTGAGACGGAGTCAATCTCGTGGATGTTTCTCACTGAGTACTACACTGAGACTGGGAGCACAGATGTTAAAGGCAATAGAGTCAATACATGAAGTTGGTTTCCTTCATAGAGATGTCAAACCA TCCAATTTTGCAATGGGAAGACTCCAGAAAGATTGTAAGAAAGTGTTTATGTTAGATTTTGGCCTAGCACGACAGTATACGACAGCCACTGGAGAAGTACGACCTCCTAGGACAGCAGCAGGATTCAGGGGAACTGTCCGATATGCTTCTGTTAATGCTCACAAAAATAAg GAGATGGGCCGCCATGATGATTTATGGTCACTGTTTTACATGCTAGTAGAATTTCTATCTGGCCAGTTACCGTGGAGGAAGATCAAAGACAAGGAACAAGTTGGCATAATGAAAGATAAATATGATCACTCGTCACTTTTGAAAAACATGCCGAATGAATTTGCCACATTTCTTGAACACATTTGTAAATTAGAATACTTTGATAAACCTGACTACCAGATGTTACACACATTACTTGATCAGTGTATAAAACGTAAAGGAATTAAAGAATCGGATGCTTACGACTGGGAAAAGATCTACTCTGATGGTTCTGTAGCTACCACGATAACAACGTCACCTCCGATAGGAATTAAACAGACACATGGACAggg GCTTCAGCCAGGAGGACCTCACACACCAGGACATGGGGCAACAGAAGCCATGGATGAAAATCTCAGTCAGGATGAGGTCGAGGACAAGAAGATGAAAGATTATATCATCGATAGtaaaaatattgataacaaaCTACGTGAAGAACATGGCATTATGGAAAACCAGGAACCGAGAGGCGTACTGGAGATACAGGAAAAACATCAAGTGGAAGAATTAGTTAAAGAAGAAACCGTTGAAAATATCGCCAAACCTgaaactaatattgatatactggCTGAACGGTTGAATAAGATTATGAAAACTGAAGTCAAAGTTGAGGAACAAAAGCAGGATGTTGAAATTACACAAGATAATAGAGAGATTGTTCCGAAAATAACACCAGCCAAAAAAGTTATGATCATGCCTGAAAAAGATGTAGATTTTGATGATAATGATAGACATAGGGATGAAACTGTAGGTAAAAGAAGGGATTCTGGGATTGATCATATTAGTAAGGCAGGCATTACTTTTGCTGTCATGGAAACAGAAGATAAAACACATGATGGTGTCCTTGATGAGAATGCTACCCGAGCAGCCCCATTAACAGTAGCTAGTCAATGGCAGTCAGCCTTTGGTTCTAGCTCTGATAGTTCTAATGATGAGAGTGAAGGTGATAATAATGCTAAAGCCAAAAAGTTGTCTAAACATAGAATGAACACTTTAGGGGATGAGGAAGAATGGCGTCCAGATAATGCTTTACGTAATTCTCTTGTGTTACAGGATGATAACGATTTTCTTAAAGGATCTCTGAATTTCTTAGACGACGAATTAAATGAAAGCGATAGTCAAAGTAAAAGAAAAGATTCACATATGAAAACTAGTTCATCATTGGGACATATTGGTGATAGACATTTATTGAAATCTAGTCCCGGCAAAGGAGCTCTAAAAGACAAAAACACTTTAATGTCGTTATTAAAACAAGGAGGAAGGTCATCACCCCTGGCTTTTAAAGAGGGTTTATTACCTTCCTTAGGCCAGTTTAAAGTGGGTCCGTATGGTAAGCCACCAACGCCACAATCAAAAAGGGACAGTTCACCAGCaaagaaaggaactaaacgggaAGAAAATTCAGGTGTTAAAATGAAACGATCAGAAAGTGAAGGGAATAAATTAGATAAAATAGACAATATAATGAAGGGATTATTGGAGGAAAGTGATAAGTTTTCTATTGTAAAGTTTGACAATGATAAGCCTGACATTGCTCAAACGGACATTGATACAGTAGATCCAAAACCTGAGATTAAACCTAGTCAACAAGTCACTGCCCCTCCTCGACACAAAAGTGCAATAGATCAACCCGATCAAATTACCTCTAATCCTTACGGTACGAATTTAGATTTCAATTCTATAGGTAAACATTCGGAGCCTAGTACAAAACCAAAAATATCTGTTGATAAAACAATTAATCCAGTCAAACTTGATATTACAGACACTTTAAAACCAGTGAAAACTAGTGATAATGATAGTGGAATTCATATTACTGATAAAACTTCCGATTCTATTTTAAGATGTTTAGACGATAATGTGCCGACAGACAAAGTTGGTCATGTGACTGATGTATCATATCAGTCACCGTTATCAAATCTCTTGTCAAATCCTGGACCACAGTTACACATACCCACTAGTCTAGAAATTATAAATAGCCTCCCATCATCGCCAAAGAGAAGACAACTCCCTGTAATACAACAAGATaatgaaagtagaaaaataaccGTTAGTAAAAATACTGAGTCATTAGAAAAAGCTGTGAGTAAGAATAGTGAGTTGTTAAATAAAGTCAACAGCAAAAAGAGTGGCTCGGTTGAAAATTTAGTCAACAAAACAGATGAATCATTAGAAAAAGTCATGAAGAAAAATACAGAACTTTCTGAAAAGTTAGTCCATAAAAAGGTTGAACTGCCGACAAAGGTAGTTAAACCTGTGATACCTAAGAAACCtgcaattgaaataaaattaaatttagatGAATTTAAGTCTTCTAATCAGACGATAAATATCATGGAAATGGATGATCATTTAGATCTAGATGACTTTGAATCAGCGAAACATTTATTTGATAGTGGAGCTAAGATAGATTTAGACAATCTTGATTCCGATCGACAAAGTTCACATAGTTCTCATCATGACGATAAGGCAATAAACAAAGACAAAAAGGAAACAAAGCCTGTAATCTCTAGTCTAAAATCTGAATCACAAAGGGGGAAAGTTAGAAAACACAATAAACTTCATTTTGGGGTAAAAGACGGTAAATTAGTCAGAAATACCATGTCTCCTATACTGGAagatccaagtaaattagttaaggAACAACTTAGAATATCTTCatcaaaaacatcaaataaaaaagattcCAAAGAAAGTGAAtcgaaagaaaaattaaaaagtgaTTCATTAAATGAAAGATTAAGTAGAGCTGATAAGCCAGCAGATCAAAAGCGTTCAAATTCGGTTAAAGTCAAACGTTCCTCATCTGCATCACGATTGGATCGCACAACGAAAGATTTAGAAGATGTTAAAGACAAGCTGTCAAGTTTATCACCAAACCCACCGGATGCTGATCGTCTTCCTAAACCACCACCTGGCCATGCGCCAAAAAATGCTGCAGTATTAGCGAG CTCGACTGAATCTTTGTAA
- the LOC139514424 gene encoding LOW QUALITY PROTEIN: peroxidase-like protein (The sequence of the model RefSeq protein was modified relative to this genomic sequence to represent the inferred CDS: substituted 1 base at 1 genomic stop codon), translated as MGWNDGEELYQEAKXILTGVYQHIIYTEYLPLVLGEEGMNMFGLRSKRFGFNTLYNPSANPSTRNAFGAAVYRFGHSLLGSFVESFNEDFTPRAREPMEDHFFSTRLIRDFTTFGPDAIARWMTTQFKSRTDQTMPGNGFDLGSLNIQRDRDHGIPSYNRWRQFCGLQPALHFGSGHLGLTNHCASAARALQSVYSHPDDIDLFAGGMSETPVPGALVGPTFRCIIGLQFMYFKIGDRFFYENAFVSTGFTAG; from the exons ATGGGGTGGAATGATGGAGAAGAATTGTATCAAGAAGCAAAATAAATTCTCACAGGAGTTTATCAGCACATTATTTACACTGAATATCTTCCTTTAGTTCTTGGGGAAGAAGGTATGAACATGTTCGGGCTACGAAGTAAGCGATTTGGgtttaatacattatacaatcCTTCTGCAAATCCATCTACGAGAAATGCATTTGGAGCCGCAGTGTATCGATTTGGCCATTCTCTTCTTGGTTCTTTTGTTGAATCGTTTAACGAAGACTTCACACCACGAGCCAGGGAACCTATGGAAGACCATTTCTTCAGTACTCGTTTAATAAGAGATTTTACTACCTTCGGTCCAGATGCAATAGCCAGATGGATGACCACACAGTTCAAGAGCAGAACAGACC AAACAATGCCAGGAAATGGCTTTGACCTTGGTTCACTTAACATTCAGCGTGATAGAGACCATGGTATTCCATCATATAACAGATGGCGACAGTTTTGTGGATTACAGCCGGCTTTACATTTTGGATCAGGTCACTTAGGTTTAACCAATCATTGTGCGTCTGCTGCTAGGGCATTACAATCTGTCTACAG CCATCCTGATGATATTGATTTATTTGCTGGGGGAATGTCAGAGACACCAGTACCAGGTGCTCTGGTGGGACCAACATTCAGATGTATAATTGGACTTCAGTTCATGTATTTTAAGATTGGTGACCGTTTTTTTTATGAGAACGCATTTGTTTCCACTGGTTTTACGGCTGGTTAG
- the LOC139515660 gene encoding uncharacterized protein isoform X1 yields the protein MTTEDLLVPGVVIKERWKVTKKIGGGGFGEIYEGTDLITKESVALKLESSQQAKQVLKMEVAVLKKLQGRDHVCRFIGCGRNDKYNYVVMTLQGKNLAELRRSQSRGCFSLSTTLRLGAQMLKAIESIHEVGFLHRDVKPSNFAMGRLQKDCKKVFMLDFGLARQYTTATGEVRPPRTAAGFRGTVRYASVNAHKNKEMGRHDDLWSLFYMLVEFLSGQLPWRKIKDKEQVGIMKDKYDHSSLLKNMPNEFATFLEHICKLEYFDKPDYQMLHTLLDQCIKRKGIKESDAYDWEKIYSDGSVATTITTSPPIGIKQTHGQGLQPGGPHTPGHGATEAMDENLSQDEVEDKKMKDYIIDSKNIDNKLREEHGIMENQEPRGVLEIQEKHQVEELVKEETVENIAKPETNIDILAERLNKIMKTEVKVEEQKQDVEITQDNREIVPKITPAKKVMIMPEKDVDFDDNDRHRDETVGKRRDSGIDHISKAGITFAVMETEDKTHDGVLDENATRAAPLTVASQWQSAFGSSSDSSNDESEGDNNAKAKKLSKHRMNTLGDEEEWRPDNALRNSLVLQDDNDFLKGSLNFLDDELNESDSQSKRKDSHMKTSSSLGHIGDRHLLKSSPGKGALKDKNTLMSLLKQGGRSSPLAFKEGLLPSLGQFKVGPYGKPPTPQSKRDSSPAKKGTKREENSGVKMKRSESEGNKLDKIDNIMKGLLEESDKFSIVKFDNDKPDIAQTDIDTVDPKPEIKPSQQVTAPPRHKSAIDQPDQITSNPYGTNLDFNSIGKHSEPSTKPKISVDKTINPVKLDITDTLKPVKTSDNDSGIHITDKTSDSILRCLDDNVPTDKVGHVTDVSYQSPLSNLLSNPGPQLHIPTSLEIINSLPSSPKRRQLPVIQQDNESRKITVSKNTESLEKAVSKNSELLNKVNSKKSGSVENLVNKTDESLEKVMKKNTELSEKLVHKKVELPTKVVKPVIPKKPAIEIKLNLDEFKSSNQTINIMEMDDHLDLDDFESAKHLFDSGAKIDLDNLDSDRQSSHSSHHDDKAINKDKKETKPVISSLKSESQRGKVRKHNKLHFGVKDGKLVRNTMSPILEDPSKLVKEQLRISSSKTSNKKDSKESESKEKLKSDSLNERLSRADKPADQKRSNSVKVKRSSSASRLDRTTKDLEDVKDKLSSLSPNPPDADRLPKPPPGHAPKNAAVLARRRRYKMASTNTSPREPSSPRAQ from the exons ATGACCACTGAAGATCTACTTGTTCCAGGTGTGGTCATCAAAGAAAGATGGAAAGTG acCAAAAAGATTGGTGGTGGTGGGTTTGGAGAGATCTACGAAGGAACTGATCTGATTACTAAAGAGTCGGTGGCCCTTAAACTGGAATCTTCTCAACAGGCAAAACAAGTCCTTAAAATGGAAGTTGCTGTATTAAAAAAGCTTCAGG GACGAGATCATGTTTGTCGGTTTATTGGCTGTGGTAGAAATGACAAATACAACTATGTAGTTATGACATTACAAGGAAAGAACTTAGCAGAGCTGAGACGGAGTCAATCTCGTGGATGTTTCTCACTGAGTACTACACTGAGACTGGGAGCACAGATGTTAAAGGCAATAGAGTCAATACATGAAGTTGGTTTCCTTCATAGAGATGTCAAACCA TCCAATTTTGCAATGGGAAGACTCCAGAAAGATTGTAAGAAAGTGTTTATGTTAGATTTTGGCCTAGCACGACAGTATACGACAGCCACTGGAGAAGTACGACCTCCTAGGACAGCAGCAGGATTCAGGGGAACTGTCCGATATGCTTCTGTTAATGCTCACAAAAATAAg GAGATGGGCCGCCATGATGATTTATGGTCACTGTTTTACATGCTAGTAGAATTTCTATCTGGCCAGTTACCGTGGAGGAAGATCAAAGACAAGGAACAAGTTGGCATAATGAAAGATAAATATGATCACTCGTCACTTTTGAAAAACATGCCGAATGAATTTGCCACATTTCTTGAACACATTTGTAAATTAGAATACTTTGATAAACCTGACTACCAGATGTTACACACATTACTTGATCAGTGTATAAAACGTAAAGGAATTAAAGAATCGGATGCTTACGACTGGGAAAAGATCTACTCTGATGGTTCTGTAGCTACCACGATAACAACGTCACCTCCGATAGGAATTAAACAGACACATGGACAggg GCTTCAGCCAGGAGGACCTCACACACCAGGACATGGGGCAACAGAAGCCATGGATGAAAATCTCAGTCAGGATGAGGTCGAGGACAAGAAGATGAAAGATTATATCATCGATAGtaaaaatattgataacaaaCTACGTGAAGAACATGGCATTATGGAAAACCAGGAACCGAGAGGCGTACTGGAGATACAGGAAAAACATCAAGTGGAAGAATTAGTTAAAGAAGAAACCGTTGAAAATATCGCCAAACCTgaaactaatattgatatactggCTGAACGGTTGAATAAGATTATGAAAACTGAAGTCAAAGTTGAGGAACAAAAGCAGGATGTTGAAATTACACAAGATAATAGAGAGATTGTTCCGAAAATAACACCAGCCAAAAAAGTTATGATCATGCCTGAAAAAGATGTAGATTTTGATGATAATGATAGACATAGGGATGAAACTGTAGGTAAAAGAAGGGATTCTGGGATTGATCATATTAGTAAGGCAGGCATTACTTTTGCTGTCATGGAAACAGAAGATAAAACACATGATGGTGTCCTTGATGAGAATGCTACCCGAGCAGCCCCATTAACAGTAGCTAGTCAATGGCAGTCAGCCTTTGGTTCTAGCTCTGATAGTTCTAATGATGAGAGTGAAGGTGATAATAATGCTAAAGCCAAAAAGTTGTCTAAACATAGAATGAACACTTTAGGGGATGAGGAAGAATGGCGTCCAGATAATGCTTTACGTAATTCTCTTGTGTTACAGGATGATAACGATTTTCTTAAAGGATCTCTGAATTTCTTAGACGACGAATTAAATGAAAGCGATAGTCAAAGTAAAAGAAAAGATTCACATATGAAAACTAGTTCATCATTGGGACATATTGGTGATAGACATTTATTGAAATCTAGTCCCGGCAAAGGAGCTCTAAAAGACAAAAACACTTTAATGTCGTTATTAAAACAAGGAGGAAGGTCATCACCCCTGGCTTTTAAAGAGGGTTTATTACCTTCCTTAGGCCAGTTTAAAGTGGGTCCGTATGGTAAGCCACCAACGCCACAATCAAAAAGGGACAGTTCACCAGCaaagaaaggaactaaacgggaAGAAAATTCAGGTGTTAAAATGAAACGATCAGAAAGTGAAGGGAATAAATTAGATAAAATAGACAATATAATGAAGGGATTATTGGAGGAAAGTGATAAGTTTTCTATTGTAAAGTTTGACAATGATAAGCCTGACATTGCTCAAACGGACATTGATACAGTAGATCCAAAACCTGAGATTAAACCTAGTCAACAAGTCACTGCCCCTCCTCGACACAAAAGTGCAATAGATCAACCCGATCAAATTACCTCTAATCCTTACGGTACGAATTTAGATTTCAATTCTATAGGTAAACATTCGGAGCCTAGTACAAAACCAAAAATATCTGTTGATAAAACAATTAATCCAGTCAAACTTGATATTACAGACACTTTAAAACCAGTGAAAACTAGTGATAATGATAGTGGAATTCATATTACTGATAAAACTTCCGATTCTATTTTAAGATGTTTAGACGATAATGTGCCGACAGACAAAGTTGGTCATGTGACTGATGTATCATATCAGTCACCGTTATCAAATCTCTTGTCAAATCCTGGACCACAGTTACACATACCCACTAGTCTAGAAATTATAAATAGCCTCCCATCATCGCCAAAGAGAAGACAACTCCCTGTAATACAACAAGATaatgaaagtagaaaaataaccGTTAGTAAAAATACTGAGTCATTAGAAAAAGCTGTGAGTAAGAATAGTGAGTTGTTAAATAAAGTCAACAGCAAAAAGAGTGGCTCGGTTGAAAATTTAGTCAACAAAACAGATGAATCATTAGAAAAAGTCATGAAGAAAAATACAGAACTTTCTGAAAAGTTAGTCCATAAAAAGGTTGAACTGCCGACAAAGGTAGTTAAACCTGTGATACCTAAGAAACCtgcaattgaaataaaattaaatttagatGAATTTAAGTCTTCTAATCAGACGATAAATATCATGGAAATGGATGATCATTTAGATCTAGATGACTTTGAATCAGCGAAACATTTATTTGATAGTGGAGCTAAGATAGATTTAGACAATCTTGATTCCGATCGACAAAGTTCACATAGTTCTCATCATGACGATAAGGCAATAAACAAAGACAAAAAGGAAACAAAGCCTGTAATCTCTAGTCTAAAATCTGAATCACAAAGGGGGAAAGTTAGAAAACACAATAAACTTCATTTTGGGGTAAAAGACGGTAAATTAGTCAGAAATACCATGTCTCCTATACTGGAagatccaagtaaattagttaaggAACAACTTAGAATATCTTCatcaaaaacatcaaataaaaaagattcCAAAGAAAGTGAAtcgaaagaaaaattaaaaagtgaTTCATTAAATGAAAGATTAAGTAGAGCTGATAAGCCAGCAGATCAAAAGCGTTCAAATTCGGTTAAAGTCAAACGTTCCTCATCTGCATCACGATTGGATCGCACAACGAAAGATTTAGAAGATGTTAAAGACAAGCTGTCAAGTTTATCACCAAACCCACCGGATGCTGATCGTCTTCCTAAACCACCACCTGGCCATGCGCCAAAAAATGCTGCAGTATTAGCGAG aCGTCGTCGCTACAAAATGGCGTCCACCAATACAAGTCCAAGAGAACCTTCCTCACCCAGGGCTCAATAA